The Labilibaculum sp. DW002 genome includes a region encoding these proteins:
- the hutH gene encoding histidine ammonia-lyase, giving the protein MFKYGIDQLTVDKTIQIARGELKAGLTAEAISKVNECRAKVEKMAASEKAVYGINTGFGPLCDTQISPEETSKLQENLLITHAVGVGNPIGKELSKIMMICKVQALSQGFSGVRIEVIERILFFIENDLLPVVPEQGSVGASGDLAPLSHLFLPLLGEGEFWMGKDIVPAKEVLANHGLEAIRLEAKEGLGLINGTQFILAHTIRGLHKMEYLLDLADVAGAMSLEGFQGSAAPYKPELHSIRPFKGNIKVAERMRMLLKNSENLAGHIDCERVQDPYSFRCMPQVHGASKDAINYVAGVVETEINSVTDNPIVLSDTEAISGGNFHGQPLAMALDYGSIAASELGNIADRRCYLLLEGKFGLPRLLTASGGLNSGFMIPQYTTAALVTENKSLCFPPSADSVPTSLGQEDHVSMGSISGRKFNQILGNIEKIFAIELMYAAQALEFRSPNHFSDIMTENFKIIRSKVAKLEDDRVLKDDINAMIEFVKNRAFVVK; this is encoded by the coding sequence ATGTTTAAATACGGAATAGATCAACTAACTGTTGACAAGACAATTCAGATAGCTCGAGGGGAGCTAAAAGCTGGTTTAACTGCTGAAGCAATTAGCAAAGTTAACGAGTGCAGAGCTAAAGTTGAAAAAATGGCTGCATCTGAAAAAGCTGTTTACGGAATCAATACTGGATTTGGACCTTTATGCGATACTCAAATTTCGCCTGAAGAAACAAGTAAACTGCAAGAGAACTTATTGATTACTCATGCTGTTGGTGTTGGTAACCCAATTGGTAAAGAGTTATCGAAAATCATGATGATTTGCAAAGTACAAGCTTTGTCTCAAGGTTTCTCGGGTGTTCGTATCGAAGTAATTGAACGTATTCTATTCTTTATTGAAAATGATTTATTACCAGTTGTTCCTGAGCAAGGTTCTGTAGGTGCATCTGGAGATTTAGCACCATTGTCTCATCTGTTTTTACCTCTTTTAGGAGAAGGTGAATTTTGGATGGGTAAAGATATCGTTCCAGCGAAAGAAGTATTGGCAAATCATGGTTTAGAGGCTATTCGTTTAGAAGCTAAAGAAGGTTTGGGATTGATTAACGGAACGCAGTTTATTTTGGCTCACACCATTCGTGGATTGCACAAAATGGAGTACCTTCTTGACCTAGCAGATGTTGCTGGAGCAATGAGCTTGGAAGGTTTCCAAGGAAGTGCAGCGCCATACAAACCAGAATTGCATTCAATTCGTCCTTTCAAAGGAAATATTAAGGTAGCAGAACGCATGCGTATGCTATTGAAGAATTCGGAGAATTTAGCAGGCCACATCGATTGTGAGCGTGTTCAGGATCCTTATTCATTCCGTTGTATGCCACAGGTTCATGGTGCATCAAAAGATGCAATTAACTATGTAGCTGGTGTTGTTGAGACTGAAATTAATTCAGTAACTGATAACCCAATTGTATTAAGCGATACAGAAGCAATTTCAGGTGGTAACTTCCACGGACAACCGTTGGCTATGGCTCTTGATTACGGTTCTATTGCAGCTTCAGAGCTGGGTAATATTGCTGATAGAAGATGTTATTTACTGTTAGAAGGAAAATTTGGTTTGCCTCGTTTGTTAACTGCAAGTGGTGGGTTAAATTCAGGTTTCATGATTCCTCAATACACAACAGCAGCTTTGGTTACAGAAAACAAATCACTTTGTTTCCCTCCATCAGCCGATAGTGTTCCAACTTCATTAGGACAGGAAGATCACGTTTCTATGGGATCTATTTCTGGTCGTAAATTCAATCAGATTTTGGGTAATATCGAAAAAATCTTTGCAATTGAGTTGATGTATGCGGCTCAAGCTTTAGAGTTTAGAAGCCCAAATCATTTTTCAGATATCATGACCGAGAATTTCAAAATCATTAGAAGTAAGGTTGCGAAATTGGAAGATGATCGTGTGTTGAAAGATGATATCAATGCAATGATAGAATTTGTAAAGAACAGAGCTTTTGTTGTGAAATAA
- a CDS encoding LysR family transcriptional regulator: protein MSNQIELRHYKYFLALAKDLHFRKAAERLYISQPGLSRQIKQMEEDLGINLFERHNRKVELTKAGLYLQNELTNTFKRLDDIIDHAKLLNDGMDGNLKLGYVGSAMQLVIPELLLKYKNKHPNVLFNLNEMDNDKQIHALLNQEIDVGFVRMERVPRGIEIQPVFEDTFSLVLPKDHPLTESNFNDLSQVKDESFILFDSSYSESYHEKVMQIFDESGFSPLVSHNTVNASSIFRLVENNFGISIVPTSLQLGYDMDVKFIELTEIPQRTTLKLVWNSVNTNPILEKFLHLTKL, encoded by the coding sequence ATGAGTAATCAAATAGAACTTCGTCATTATAAATACTTTCTCGCTTTAGCCAAAGATTTACACTTTAGAAAAGCTGCTGAGCGACTTTATATATCCCAGCCTGGTCTAAGCCGACAGATTAAACAAATGGAGGAAGATTTAGGCATCAACCTTTTTGAAAGACACAATAGAAAAGTGGAATTAACCAAAGCTGGCTTGTATTTACAAAACGAATTAACCAACACTTTTAAACGATTAGATGATATTATAGATCATGCTAAATTACTAAACGATGGTATGGATGGTAACCTAAAACTAGGCTATGTTGGATCGGCTATGCAATTGGTTATTCCCGAACTTCTTTTGAAATATAAAAATAAACATCCCAATGTCCTTTTCAATTTGAATGAAATGGATAATGATAAACAAATTCATGCCTTGCTCAATCAGGAAATTGATGTTGGCTTTGTAAGAATGGAGCGAGTGCCAAGAGGTATTGAAATCCAACCCGTTTTTGAAGACACTTTTTCATTGGTTTTACCTAAAGATCACCCATTAACAGAATCGAATTTTAACGATCTATCACAAGTTAAAGATGAATCTTTTATTCTATTTGACTCTTCGTATAGTGAATCGTATCACGAAAAGGTGATGCAAATATTCGATGAGAGTGGCTTCTCTCCTCTCGTTTCGCACAATACAGTTAATGCGAGTTCTATTTTCAGACTTGTGGAAAATAATTTTGGGATATCCATTGTCCCAACCTCTTTGCAATTGGGTTATGATATGGATGTGAAATTTATTGAATTAACAGAAATACCACAACGCACGACTTTAAAATTGGTGTGGAATAGTGTAAATACCAATCCAATTTTAGAGAAGTTTCTACATTTAACAAAGCTCTAA
- a CDS encoding ASKHA domain-containing protein — MPIIYLHRSKKIETISYEVGDSLMQILQGQNISISAPCGGNGTCGKCRVKIKNIGFVNSCLYYPDTDIELSLPNEIEEKVLTNQNQYTVRIPVKPNALAMEQAYPISLAMDIGTTSIVFYWISLITGGILRTRGISNPQAKFGADVISRIQFCSSQAGLDQMQKELVDAINKEIEIFTTTEGVAIENIVKLSVSANTTMLHLLAGIDPTPIALAPFVPNFTAEKCIPASELNIQANSNAIVHLMPSISAYVGADIVSGLASLNPPKEVKTYLFIDIGTNGEMAIVTPEKIYACTTAAGPAFEGANISCGMGAFDGAISVFTGDDYQTIADEKPIGVCGSGLLDIVAYLLNTNVILTDGELKEDFVLAAENESGTGEKVVITPQDIREIQLAKSAIITGVKIILQTANVSVEDLDAVYIAGGLGNYMNPESAVTVGLLPEAVLGKIVMLGNTSGTGAVLHALSDDFTNYTNSILEKAEHIELAHHPEFEMEFAMNMFF, encoded by the coding sequence ATGCCAATTATATATTTACATCGAAGCAAAAAAATTGAAACCATATCCTATGAGGTTGGCGATAGTTTGATGCAGATACTTCAGGGACAAAATATTTCTATTTCTGCACCTTGCGGAGGAAATGGTACATGTGGAAAATGTCGCGTGAAGATTAAAAATATTGGCTTCGTAAACTCATGTTTGTATTATCCCGATACGGATATTGAGCTAAGTTTACCAAATGAGATTGAAGAGAAGGTTTTAACCAATCAGAATCAATATACTGTCCGCATTCCTGTAAAACCAAATGCTCTCGCAATGGAGCAAGCATATCCAATTTCCTTAGCTATGGATATTGGAACAACTAGCATCGTGTTTTATTGGATCAGCTTAATTACCGGCGGTATTTTGAGAACCAGAGGAATTAGCAATCCACAAGCAAAATTTGGAGCAGATGTGATCAGTCGCATTCAGTTTTGTTCTTCGCAAGCTGGACTTGATCAAATGCAAAAGGAATTGGTAGATGCGATCAATAAAGAAATAGAAATTTTTACGACTACTGAAGGAGTCGCTATTGAGAATATCGTGAAACTATCCGTTTCGGCGAATACAACCATGTTGCATTTGCTTGCAGGAATCGATCCAACTCCAATCGCTTTGGCTCCTTTTGTGCCTAATTTTACAGCGGAAAAGTGTATTCCAGCTTCAGAACTTAATATTCAGGCTAATTCTAATGCGATCGTTCACTTAATGCCATCAATTTCGGCTTATGTAGGAGCAGATATTGTTTCAGGACTTGCCTCGCTAAATCCTCCCAAAGAAGTTAAAACTTACCTGTTTATTGATATTGGAACAAATGGGGAGATGGCAATCGTTACACCAGAAAAAATATATGCTTGCACTACCGCTGCAGGACCAGCCTTCGAAGGAGCAAATATCTCTTGTGGTATGGGTGCTTTTGATGGAGCTATTTCTGTATTTACAGGTGACGACTATCAAACCATTGCCGATGAGAAACCAATAGGCGTTTGTGGTTCTGGTTTGCTCGATATTGTTGCCTATTTATTGAATACGAATGTCATCTTAACAGACGGAGAACTAAAAGAAGACTTTGTTCTGGCTGCTGAAAATGAATCTGGAACTGGAGAGAAGGTGGTAATTACACCGCAAGATATTAGAGAAATTCAATTGGCAAAAAGTGCGATTATTACAGGTGTGAAAATCATTTTACAGACCGCTAATGTTAGTGTTGAGGATCTCGATGCAGTTTACATTGCAGGAGGTTTGGGAAATTATATGAATCCTGAAAGTGCCGTAACAGTTGGTCTATTGCCAGAAGCGGTGCTTGGCAAAATAGTGATGCTCGGGAATACCTCTGGAACCGGAGCTGTTTTACATGCTTTAAGTGATGATTTTACAAACTACACCAATTCTATTTTAGAGAAGGCAGAGCATATTGAACTGGCTCATCATCCTGAATTCGAAATGGAATTTGCAATGAATATGTTCTTCTGA
- a CDS encoding vitamin B12 dependent-methionine synthase activation domain-containing protein, which yields MEKETTNNQQIREYHFSALELNIRIEDVEFIAHVGEDMPSYSEFLQAEITDLDTKANVRGAYVVAPSSCVENPIVKIGGEVFSVGEQVAGYYQNMEKAAFFVCSAGSEVSLRSKELFDKGDLVEGYLVDVLGTVMVEKAMDKVQELLKLECEEKGWKITNRYSPGYCDWNVAEQKKLFSFFPDNICGIQLSDSCLMHPVKSVSGIIGIGENVDFHKHECHKCGSVNCLYRNVKKER from the coding sequence GTGGAAAAGGAAACGACAAATAATCAGCAAATAAGAGAATATCACTTTAGTGCATTGGAATTAAACATTCGCATTGAAGATGTAGAATTTATTGCCCACGTTGGCGAGGATATGCCTTCTTATTCAGAATTTTTACAAGCAGAAATTACCGATTTAGATACCAAAGCAAATGTTAGAGGAGCTTATGTGGTGGCACCTTCTTCTTGTGTAGAGAATCCAATTGTGAAAATTGGCGGAGAAGTATTTTCAGTAGGCGAGCAAGTGGCTGGCTATTATCAAAATATGGAGAAAGCTGCTTTTTTTGTCTGTTCGGCGGGTTCGGAAGTTAGTTTGCGTTCAAAAGAATTATTCGATAAAGGGGATTTAGTGGAAGGATATCTTGTTGATGTTTTGGGGACTGTGATGGTTGAAAAAGCAATGGATAAGGTACAAGAGTTACTGAAGCTTGAGTGTGAAGAAAAGGGATGGAAAATTACCAATAGATACAGCCCTGGTTATTGCGATTGGAATGTGGCTGAGCAGAAAAAATTGTTTTCATTTTTTCCAGATAACATTTGTGGTATCCAATTGAGTGATTCTTGCTTAATGCATCCTGTGAAATCGGTTAGCGGTATCATTGGGATAGGTGAAAACGTAGATTTCCACAAGCACGAATGCCATAAATGTGGCAGTGTGAATTGTTTGTACCGAAATGTAAAAAAAGAACGATAA
- a CDS encoding CobW family GTP-binding protein: MVYFNLITGFLGSGKTTLLSNLLSELSSGKRIAVIQNEFAPSGVDGKELQQSNEDFKLVEINNGSVFCVCQLGNFERNMQKVIAEYQPEIIFLEASGLADPISVIELLQSPGLKDKIVLDKIISLVDASNFFKGLNMLVRFRHQIMVADKLIINKIDLLDEDLSEINKALKQLNPYAEILPTSFAKVDWKALAVNEIDKGNAAKRYLGQESEGRPDINACVLRTHDKISEVGLTEFLKELTKTCPRIKGYLNLSDGSVVSIHCVYENIEIKNLEKYVGPSELIAFGHGLTVSELRKIFKKHLIN, from the coding sequence ATGGTTTATTTTAATCTAATCACAGGTTTTTTAGGGAGTGGGAAGACAACATTGCTTAGTAATTTATTAAGTGAGTTATCCTCTGGTAAACGAATTGCTGTTATTCAAAACGAGTTTGCTCCTTCGGGTGTCGATGGAAAAGAATTGCAGCAATCGAATGAGGATTTTAAGCTTGTTGAAATAAACAATGGTTCGGTGTTTTGTGTTTGTCAATTGGGTAACTTTGAGAGAAACATGCAAAAAGTGATTGCAGAATATCAACCTGAAATTATTTTTTTGGAAGCATCCGGATTGGCAGATCCAATTAGTGTTATTGAGTTATTGCAATCGCCAGGCTTAAAAGACAAAATTGTTTTGGATAAGATTATTAGCCTTGTTGATGCGTCAAATTTCTTTAAAGGACTAAACATGTTGGTTCGCTTTAGGCATCAAATAATGGTGGCTGATAAGCTTATCATTAATAAAATAGATTTGCTTGATGAGGATTTAAGTGAGATTAATAAAGCTCTAAAACAGCTAAATCCATATGCGGAGATTCTACCAACAAGTTTTGCGAAAGTAGATTGGAAAGCTTTGGCAGTTAATGAAATTGACAAAGGAAATGCAGCCAAAAGATACTTAGGCCAAGAGTCAGAAGGGCGACCAGATATCAATGCTTGTGTTTTACGTACACATGATAAGATCTCGGAAGTTGGTTTAACTGAATTTCTGAAAGAATTAACGAAGACTTGTCCTCGAATAAAAGGATATTTGAATTTGAGTGATGGAAGCGTTGTTTCTATTCATTGTGTCTATGAAAATATTGAAATTAAGAACTTGGAGAAATATGTTGGGCCATCAGAATTGATTGCCTTTGGGCATGGTTTAACGGTAAGTGAGCTTCGAAAAATCTTTAAAAAGCATTTAATTAATTAG
- a CDS encoding uroporphyrinogen decarboxylase family protein: protein MQGLELIKKAMRLEEVERIPWVPFVGAHAGQLIGLTATEFLQSSDKIVEGVNKSIELYNPDGIPVAFDLQIEAEALGCKLAWADDNPPAVISHPLMEGKTLDDLKVPCACEGRISLVMETTRKLREEHPDLALYGLITGPFTLALHLLGTDIFMQMMMEPEKTHKLMRFATDVAKMMATNYIESGADIIAIVDPMTSQIDPMSFETFVSPYVKEINDSIREADALSSFFVCGNAQQNIEVMCQTKPDNISIDENIPLDFVRDMSLKHNVSFGGNIKLTVALLMGDEDASRRDALDCMDIGGKKGFILAPGCDLAMETPKENLIAVAELVHDEILQGELRASEAVASNIELLDLSNHWDKEKVIIDIITLDSSSCAPCQYMVDAVARATESYGDKVVYKEHRIKEMEGVQMMASLGVKNLPTIVMDGNIDFISQIPPIADIQAKIEGYLASKN, encoded by the coding sequence ATGCAAGGATTAGAATTAATAAAAAAGGCAATGCGCCTTGAAGAGGTGGAGAGAATACCTTGGGTTCCTTTTGTTGGAGCACATGCTGGCCAACTAATTGGACTTACGGCAACAGAATTTCTTCAATCAAGTGATAAAATTGTAGAAGGAGTAAACAAATCTATTGAATTGTATAATCCTGATGGAATTCCTGTTGCTTTTGATTTGCAAATTGAAGCAGAAGCATTAGGTTGTAAATTGGCTTGGGCCGATGACAACCCTCCTGCAGTTATTTCTCATCCTTTAATGGAAGGAAAGACTCTTGATGATTTAAAAGTACCATGTGCCTGCGAAGGAAGAATTTCCTTGGTAATGGAGACAACTCGAAAGTTGAGAGAAGAGCATCCAGATTTAGCATTGTATGGCCTGATTACTGGTCCTTTTACACTGGCTTTGCACCTATTGGGTACCGACATTTTCATGCAAATGATGATGGAGCCAGAGAAGACGCACAAATTAATGCGTTTTGCTACTGATGTGGCAAAAATGATGGCTACGAATTACATTGAGTCAGGTGCTGATATTATTGCAATTGTTGATCCGATGACAAGTCAGATCGATCCAATGAGTTTCGAAACATTTGTTAGTCCTTACGTAAAGGAAATTAACGATTCGATTCGTGAAGCAGATGCTTTAAGTTCATTCTTTGTGTGTGGTAATGCGCAGCAAAATATTGAAGTAATGTGTCAAACAAAGCCAGACAATATCTCTATTGATGAGAATATTCCTTTGGATTTTGTTCGTGATATGTCATTGAAACACAATGTGAGTTTTGGTGGTAACATTAAGCTAACAGTTGCCTTGTTAATGGGTGACGAAGATGCTTCTCGCAGAGATGCTCTTGATTGCATGGATATTGGTGGTAAAAAAGGATTTATTCTTGCTCCTGGTTGCGATTTAGCAATGGAGACACCAAAAGAGAATCTAATTGCTGTTGCAGAATTAGTACACGATGAAATTCTTCAAGGAGAGTTGAGAGCTTCAGAGGCAGTTGCTTCAAATATAGAATTACTTGATTTGTCTAATCATTGGGATAAGGAAAAGGTGATCATTGATATCATTACTTTGGATTCATCTTCTTGTGCACCATGTCAATACATGGTGGATGCTGTTGCACGTGCTACAGAATCTTACGGTGATAAAGTGGTTTACAAAGAGCATCGTATTAAAGAGATGGAAGGCGTTCAAATGATGGCTAGTTTAGGTGTGAAAAACCTACCAACTATTGTAATGGATGGAAATATTGATTTTATTTCTCAAATTCCTCCTATTGCTGATATTCAGGCAAAAATTGAAGGCTATTTAGCAAGTAAAAATTAG
- a CDS encoding corrinoid protein has product MNELLEKLAECVEFGKINNASPYPPTMKGQDGADEYAKQAIDEGIEPGEILKHGLMVGMEKVGIKFRENKVFVPQVLMSAKAMSAAMDHLKPYFSSGAAERKGVFVVGTVEGDLHDIGKNLVAMMVEGNGYEVIDLGTDVKAEQFIETAEKHPGSVIGLSSLLTTTMANMQKIVEIVKKHNPDRQICIGGAPITQDFSEKIGADSYKPDPQGVVEFLNSLAS; this is encoded by the coding sequence ATGAATGAATTGTTAGAGAAATTAGCGGAATGTGTTGAATTTGGAAAGATTAATAATGCTTCTCCTTATCCACCAACAATGAAAGGTCAAGATGGTGCTGATGAATATGCAAAACAAGCGATTGACGAAGGCATAGAACCTGGTGAAATATTAAAGCATGGCTTAATGGTTGGAATGGAAAAAGTGGGTATTAAGTTCCGCGAGAACAAAGTATTCGTTCCACAAGTTTTAATGAGCGCAAAAGCGATGAGTGCTGCAATGGATCATTTAAAACCATACTTTTCTTCTGGAGCCGCTGAACGAAAAGGTGTATTTGTAGTTGGAACTGTAGAAGGAGATCTTCACGATATCGGTAAAAACTTGGTTGCCATGATGGTTGAAGGTAACGGATATGAGGTAATCGACTTAGGTACAGACGTGAAAGCTGAGCAATTTATTGAAACTGCAGAGAAACATCCTGGTAGTGTAATTGGCCTTTCTTCATTGCTTACAACAACAATGGCTAACATGCAAAAAATTGTTGAAATCGTTAAAAAACACAACCCTGATCGTCAAATTTGCATTGGTGGAGCTCCTATTACTCAGGACTTCTCGGAAAAAATTGGTGCGGATAGTTACAAGCCAGATCCACAAGGAGTGGTTGAGTTTTTGAATTCGTTGGCATCATAA
- a CDS encoding GntR family transcriptional regulator, producing MNLRGHIPIYKKLIEFYRNRIISQEYLPGAKIDSINKIMSRHQVSRETAKRVLQALIAENLVISQPGRGTFINGVTSMVKKWGMVIPFYSTNIEQLISEISKQAQFSGRKLEYFLHYNNPDEEMRSIGQLIQKGYEAIIIVPNYDESITGEFYRRLNPGKTKIVLADNTMAGSYFNYAIQSYDLGVTRAVDYLAEWEEKGNYLLLSSERWQGRNLVFDHMKQTFEMILEMKYPDRKLFHSADINDLSVDFFRGNNIRGVLAIQDSLTVRLIGKLKKWGFSIPEEIRLVSYGNTELSELFTPAITVVDCQYEEMANKIGQLINETSNLIGKQIIIQPKLIVRET from the coding sequence TTGAATCTGAGAGGACACATACCGATTTATAAAAAGCTCATTGAGTTTTATAGAAACAGGATTATTTCGCAGGAATATTTACCTGGGGCAAAAATTGATTCTATTAATAAAATAATGAGTCGCCATCAGGTTTCGAGAGAGACAGCCAAGAGGGTGTTACAAGCTCTGATTGCGGAAAATTTAGTTATTTCTCAACCTGGAAGAGGAACTTTTATAAACGGAGTTACTTCAATGGTGAAAAAGTGGGGAATGGTTATTCCTTTTTATTCAACAAATATTGAGCAGTTGATTTCTGAAATAAGTAAACAAGCTCAATTTTCGGGTAGGAAGCTGGAGTATTTTCTGCACTATAATAATCCTGATGAGGAAATGAGATCTATTGGTCAGCTCATTCAGAAAGGGTACGAAGCAATTATTATTGTTCCTAATTATGACGAGTCAATTACAGGAGAGTTTTACAGAAGGTTGAATCCGGGTAAAACGAAAATTGTTTTGGCGGATAATACAATGGCAGGTTCTTATTTTAATTATGCGATTCAAAGTTATGATCTGGGTGTGACCAGAGCGGTTGATTATTTAGCTGAATGGGAAGAAAAAGGAAATTATTTGCTTTTAAGCAGTGAGAGATGGCAAGGGAGAAACCTTGTATTTGATCATATGAAACAAACATTCGAGATGATTTTAGAAATGAAATATCCAGATCGAAAACTGTTTCATTCAGCTGATATAAATGATTTGTCTGTTGACTTTTTTAGGGGAAATAACATTAGGGGAGTACTTGCAATACAAGATTCTCTTACCGTAAGGTTAATCGGTAAATTAAAAAAATGGGGTTTTTCCATACCAGAAGAAATTAGACTTGTTTCGTATGGTAATACCGAATTGAGTGAGCTTTTTACACCAGCAATAACGGTTGTTGATTGTCAATATGAAGAAATGGCAAATAAGATTGGACAGCTCATTAATGAAACTTCAAATTTAATTGGCAAGCAGATTATTATACAGCCAAAATTAATTGTTAGAGAAACCTAG
- a CDS encoding AraC family transcriptional regulator, translating to MISPGLIDKVNIQVYNTAKCAVGQEWNYSNIISPFSRIYLITEGEGYILPDNNMIKLKPGYLYLVPSYTLCGYHCVEKLSQYYLHFSHSLPDGLKIFDQLAITQEVKAMPIDLHLFERLLEINPTLCLKHSDPNVYKKSSWKKNQMEHRPNNVQLETEGIIKQLFSRFINSDNAEVLQLQKQSFIKKSFEYISNHLYEEIRIDALANLACCSTDHYTRQFKKITGMRPMEFINRKRIEKAQELLITTTMSQKKISEETGFNSQQYYTRIFKKISDCSPEQYRKMGGLI from the coding sequence ATGATATCACCAGGGCTAATTGATAAAGTTAACATACAGGTTTACAACACCGCAAAATGTGCTGTAGGTCAGGAATGGAATTATTCTAATATAATAAGTCCGTTTTCAAGAATTTATTTAATAACCGAAGGAGAAGGCTATATTTTACCAGATAATAACATGATAAAATTGAAACCTGGGTATTTGTATTTAGTGCCCAGCTATACGCTCTGCGGTTACCATTGCGTTGAGAAGCTTAGCCAGTATTATCTTCATTTTTCTCATTCTCTTCCCGATGGATTAAAAATTTTTGATCAACTAGCGATCACACAAGAAGTGAAAGCAATGCCAATTGATTTGCATTTATTCGAACGACTTTTGGAAATTAATCCGACTTTATGTTTGAAACATTCCGACCCGAATGTTTATAAGAAAAGTAGTTGGAAGAAGAATCAAATGGAGCACCGTCCGAATAATGTTCAATTGGAAACAGAGGGAATTATCAAGCAATTGTTTTCTCGTTTTATTAATAGTGACAACGCGGAAGTATTGCAGTTACAGAAGCAATCGTTTATTAAAAAATCTTTCGAATACATCTCAAACCATTTGTATGAAGAAATTAGAATAGATGCATTGGCCAACTTGGCTTGTTGTTCCACCGATCATTACACAAGACAATTCAAAAAGATTACTGGCATGCGACCAATGGAATTCATTAATCGCAAAAGAATTGAAAAAGCACAGGAGCTTTTAATTACCACTACAATGTCTCAAAAGAAAATTAGTGAAGAGACAGGCTTTAACAGCCAGCAATATTACACTCGTATCTTTAAAAAGATAAGTGATTGTTCACCAGAACAGTATCGAAAAATGGGTGGACTTATATAA